TAAAGGTAACCCGCATCGGCAAGGGATTGCCCCAGGGAAGCGACATGGAGTATGCGGACTCCGTGACGTTGAGCAACGCGCTTCTCGGCCGGCGCGAAATCTAAAACAGCCCCGCGGGTAGCGGTGGGCTGTTTTTACGCGGTAATTTTTTCTATCTTGACCTGGGTGTACGCCTGGCGATGGCCGTACTTCTTGCGGTAGCGCACCTTGCGCTTGTACTTGATGACGTCAATCTTCTTGGCGCGCCCCTGCGCCAACACGAGAGCAGTGACTTTGGCGCCAGGAACGAGCGGAGCCCCGATGGTGAGATTGGCGCCATCTGCCTCGCCAACCAAAAGCACCTCGTTAAAATCAACGTTTTTTCCGGCTTCCACGTCAAGTTTTTCCACTTTGATGGTGTCGCCCTCCGCCACCTTGTACTGCTTTCCGCCTGTTTTGATGACTGCAATCATATACGGTTACGCATTAACTCCTCGGCTCTGCAGTGAAAAAGCTTGCTTTTTCACTGCTCTCGCTCTACGTCGTTTATTGGAAAAGTATACGCTCAATTGCCTGCCTTGTCAAGCTCCACTACATCCCCTGTTTTGACGCCATTCCCAGCCACCCAGCCCGCGTTCACTTCCAGAACCATGTCAGCGGGCTTGTGTGATTGAAAGCGCGCTATGGAGCCGTCTTCTGATTGGTAGGGAATGTTTTCCTGTATGCCTATGACTGTGCGGCCTGCGATCCAAATCGCGTCAAGGGGAAAACGCATATCCTTCATCCAAAAATTCCTGGGTCGCGCATCACCGTACACAAACAGCATGCCGCGGCCCGGCGGCAGTGATGAGCGCCCGGAAAGACCCTGAACCTGGCTCGGCCGCGTATCCGCAATTTCCACGGACACGGTTGCGCGGCCGACTCGCAGGGAAGACATTTCAAGCAGTGCGGATGGATCACGCATATACCGATTTGCCGCAAGCGCGGCCATTGCCGCTAGGGCAATGGCGATGAGAGTGAATGTGAGCGTTTTCGCGACCATAGTCCCAAAAGAATCATGACCGCAACGAGCGCGGTCAAGAGGTACACCTTGCCCCGGGTCTGGACGAACAGCGATGCAACCCCGAAAAGCGCGGCCACTCCCCACAAGAGCAGCACGCTCTGCCGGTGCGAGAGCCCCGCGGTCAAGAGCCGAAAGTGCAGGTGCTTTGAGTCCCCGATTGCGGGTGATTTTTTTTCCAAAAACACGCGGCGCACAATGACCCACCCCACGTCAAGGATAGGAACACCCATCACTAAAAGCGCGGTGGCGACTTTCCCGCCGGAAATGATTGCGAGCACCCCCAGCATGAATCCAAGCCAGACGCTCCCCCCTTCGCCCAAGAATATCTTGGCCGGGTGCGCGTTCCAGAACAAAAAGCCGAGGGTGGCTCCGGCGAGAGATACGGCGAGCAAGGCCACGTCCGGCTGGAACGTCTTATCGGACAAAGAGAGCGCGAATAAAATGAACGCGCCGATGGCGGTAATGCCCGATACGAGGCCGTCAAGCCCGTCCAGGAGCTTGGTGGTGAACATCATTCCCAAGAGCCAGATGACGGTGAAGAAGTCAGCGAGCAGCACGAACTGGATGGTCCGGCCGCCCGCTTCAAACAGGTCCCACTGGAGAGTGTCCAAGTGCCACAGCCCGGGGCCCAAGGGATTGCTCACGAACGCAATGCCCATGCCGCTTCCGATGACCACTAAAATTGCGATGATGGGAGCAACCAGCTGGAACCGCGCCCGCAAGCGGTAGCGGTCATCCAAAAAACCGCCGACCATAAGCGCAAACCCCGCGATGAAGAGCCCGAGCAAAAATTGCTCGCTTACGTACCGCGCCGGCAAGAGATCCGAAAACAGGATAATTGACCCAATCACCAGCCAGAACGATGCGAAAATAGCCGCTCCGCCGAGGAGCGGAATGGGCTTTGAGTGGATTTTGCGCGGCTCGCCCGGGCGGTCAATAATGTTAAGCCTCGCGGCAACGCGGCGCACTACTGTGGTTGCAAGGAAGGCCAGCGCCGCTGCCGCCAAAAAAATCCCTACGTACCGCATAGCTATACTGGGTGCGCCTCAAGGTAGGTCCCGAGGATCAAGGCCGCTGCCTGGGCATGGTTGCGCTCGGCTGCATCATCTGATGCAGTGGTTGAGAACCGCTCATCCTGCTTGGTGATAGGCAAGGAGAGCGTTGAAAGTTTTTTGATGAATTCGTCCACGGCGCGGGTGGCTGCCCCCTCTTCCCCGGCAAGCGTGAGCGGGTACCCGATCACAATGTGCTGGAAGCCCTCAACCAGAATAATCCGCTCCAGCTCAAGGATGGCGCCGGAGTCGTTCAGCACGGTCCGGAACGGCACCGCGACCCGAGCCTCGTCCGAGGCTTTGGCAAGCCCGATTTTGGATTCGCCGTAATCAATGCCTAAGTAGTTCATAACCACCCCCTCGCCCCCTCCTGAATACAGGAGGGGGAATATTATATGGTCGAGCCCGCTCCTGAATACAGGAGGGGAGTTTACTGGGTTAATATTCGCGGCCCGTTCGTGGCGGCCACGACCGTGTGCTCAAAGTGCGCGGCGCGCGCGCCATCAGCAGTCACCACGCCCCAGCCGTCATCCGCTGTTTTGACGTCTGCGCCTCCAATGGCAATCATGGGCTCAATGGCAAGCACTGCCCCTGCCATGATTTTTTCGCCGCTTCCGGCTTTTCCAAAATTGGGAATACGCGGCTCTTCGTGCACGCTGTAGCCCACGGCATGGCCGGTGAGCTTGCGGATGACCCCATATCCAAGCTTTTCCGCATACTCCTGGACCGCGTGCCCGATATCGCCGAGATGGTTGCCCGCTACAGCCTGGGCAATGCCGCGTTCCAAACACTCGCGCGTTACCGCGAGCAGGCGCTCGTCTTCTTCCGAAATATCGCCAATGGGAACGGTTACGGCATGGTCCGTGTACAAACCTTTGTACTCTAGACCGAGGTCCAGGCCGATCAAATCCCCTTCTCTGAATGCCAAATCCTTGTGCGGAATGCCGTGCACCAGCATGTCGTTCGGGGAAACGCACAACACGTTCGGGAACTCTTCGCCAGGCTTGCCAAATCCCTTGAATGACGGGCTGCCCCCTGCTTTGCGGATTTCCTCTTCTGCCAACGCGTCCAAATCAGATGCGTTGGCGCCCGCAACGCACCGCGCAACCAAATCTTTCATAATGCAGGCAAGGATATGCCCGCCTTCCGCCAGCAGTTCTATTTCTTTGGCGGTTTTCGGCTTCATGCAAATATCTCCCCCACTGATTTTTCAACTTCATCAATGGACGGCGTGCCGTCTATGCGGTGGAGAATGCCTTGCGCTTCGTAGCGATCAAGCATGGGTTTGGTATCTTTGTGGTACCAGTCAAGGCGCTTCTGGATCCCCGCGGGCGTATCATCTGCACGCTGCACAAGTTTCGTGTTGCAATCATCACAGAGCTCATCGCTCTTTGGCGGATTGGTAAGCATGTTATAGACCCTCCCGTCTTTCGGGCACTCTCTGCGGGCGGAAAGCCTTCTGATTGACTCCTGGTCCGGAATGTCAATCAAAATAACGTGCGAGGGCGCGGCAACCGCGTCAGAAGCCTCTGCCTGGCCCTGGCTCCGGGGAAATCCGTCCATCACAAAACCTCCGGATGAGGAGAGCGCCTGTTCCATCTTTGCTTTCATGAACGCGCTGATGTCCTGGTCCGCCAGATGGCCGCCGGAATTGACGGTTTCTGCAAACTGATTGCCGCGCGCGCTTTTGGACGCGATTTCATCGCGCAAGAGCTTGCCCGTCTCAAGATACGGGATTTCAAGCTTTTGCGCTAGCCGCTTGCCCTGGGTTCCCTTGCCCGACCCTTGGGGCCCGAGCAGGATGATGACTGGTTTGTTTTTTTGCATGAACGTTAGAAGCGTTCGTAGTCCCTCATGATGAGCTGGGAATTGATTTGCTTGACCGTCTCAATCACCACAGACACCACGATCAAAAGAGAGGTGCCGCCGATGACCAAATTCCGCGAACAAGATGCGGTTTGAAACCTGGGAAAGGTAGCGGCTGGTTTCGTGCCCGGGCCGAATCCCCGGGATAAACCCGCCCTGGCGCTGGAGGTTTTCGGCAATCTGATCCGGCTTGAAAATGACCGCCGTGTAAAAGTAGGTGAATCCGAACACCAGCAAAAAGTACACCACCGCGTACACTATGCCGTTGGGATTGAACAACTCAATCACCAGGTTCGCGGCCTGCCGCAGGAGCGCAACCGATGACTCCGAAAAAAACTGGGCGACAAGAGGCGGGAACAGCACAATGGAAATCGCGAAGATGATGGGAATCACGCCTGCCTGGTTCACGCGCAAGGGCAGGTGGCTGTGCACACCCCCGCCGGATGCGCCTCCGCGCGCAAACTTGGCGTAGGTCACCGGAATGTTGCGCTGGCCTTCGGTGATGAACACCACGCCCGCGACTGTCGCGAGCGCGATAATCACAAACAGGATGACGTTGATGAGCTGGGACGCGTCGTAGGTTGAAAACACCCGCAAGAGCGCTGTGGGCAGCCCGGCAACAATGCCCGCGAAAATGAGGAGCGAGATGCCGTTGCCCACCTTGCGTTCGCTCGCGAGCTCCCCGAGCCACATCAAAAACAAGGTGCCTGCAGTCACCACCGCCATCACCATAGCCATCTGGGCAAAAGAAATGGAGCCCAAGAGGGACGCGCCAGCGGAGGTGCCCGCGCGCTGCAGGAACACGATGGTGCCGTACGCCTGGATCAGGGCAAAGGGAACCGTGGCAAGCCTGGTCCACTGGCCGATTTTCTGCCTTCCGGCCTCGCTCTCCTTTTGCATCTCCTCAAGCTGGGGCACGATCATGCCGAGGAGCTGGAAGATGATGGATGAGGTGATGTACGGCCCCACGCCGAGCATGACCACGGAAAAGTTCTCCAAGCCGCCTCCGGTGAGGATGTTGAGGAGCCCGAGAATCTGGTTGGAATTAAAAAAAGCCTGCAGCCCGGAAACGTCAACCCCGGGGACCGGGATGTGCGCGAGCACGCGGAAGATGACAAAGACGCCGAGCACAAACAGTATATCATTCCTGATATCCCGCGTGGCTACGATCTGTTTGAGCTTCTGTACAAACATGGGTTACTTACGCGCGATAGTGACGCTTCCGCCCGCCTTTTCAATGGCCGCGCGCGCGGACCGCGATACGTAGTGCACGGTAACGCTAAGCTTCTTTTCCAGTGTACCATTTCCGAGCACCTTTACGCCACCCGGAGTCCGGCGCACCACGCCGCGGCTTACCAGGGATTTCTGGCTGACGGTTTCGCCGTCCTTAAAGCGTAGGGAGAGCTGTGAGAGGTTGACAATCGCAATTTCGGGCGAGAAACGCTTAAAACCCCGCAGCTTGGGCGTGCGGATCAAAAACTGCTGGAACGCGCTGCGCCGCTTGATGCCCCGCGTCCCGCCCGAACGCGCGGTCTGGCCCTTTAAGCCTCGGGCCGAATACGTGCCCTTGCCCGAAGCATTGCCGCGGCCAACGCGCTTTTTGCGCTTCTTCTGTCCAGCCGGGCGCGGCAGGTTGTGGAGAGAAAGTTCTGCCATATGCTATGCTGTTCCTTTTTCTTCT
This sequence is a window from Parcubacteria group bacterium. Protein-coding genes within it:
- the rplU gene encoding 50S ribosomal protein L21, with amino-acid sequence MIAVIKTGGKQYKVAEGDTIKVEKLDVEAGKNVDFNEVLLVGEADGANLTIGAPLVPGAKVTALVLAQGRAKKIDVIKYKRKVRYRKKYGHRQAYTQVKIEKITA
- a CDS encoding DUF192 domain-containing protein, yielding MVAKTLTFTLIAIALAAMAALAANRYMRDPSALLEMSSLRVGRATVSVEIADTRPSQVQGLSGRSSLPPGRGMLFVYGDARPRNFWMKDMRFPLDAIWIAGRTVIGIQENIPYQSEDGSIARFQSHKPADMVLEVNAGWVAGNGVKTGDVVELDKAGN
- a CDS encoding undecaprenyl/decaprenyl-phosphate alpha-N-acetylglucosaminyl 1-phosphate transferase, whose translation is MRYVGIFLAAAALAFLATTVVRRVAARLNIIDRPGEPRKIHSKPIPLLGGAAIFASFWLVIGSIILFSDLLPARYVSEQFLLGLFIAGFALMVGGFLDDRYRLRARFQLVAPIIAILVVIGSGMGIAFVSNPLGPGLWHLDTLQWDLFEAGGRTIQFVLLADFFTVIWLLGMMFTTKLLDGLDGLVSGITAIGAFILFALSLSDKTFQPDVALLAVSLAGATLGFLFWNAHPAKIFLGEGGSVWLGFMLGVLAIISGGKVATALLVMGVPILDVGWVIVRRVFLEKKSPAIGDSKHLHFRLLTAGLSHRQSVLLLWGVAALFGVASLFVQTRGKVYLLTALVAVMILLGLWSRKRSHSLSSPLP
- the ruvX gene encoding Holliday junction resolvase RuvX, which codes for MNYLGIDYGESKIGLAKASDEARVAVPFRTVLNDSGAILELERIILVEGFQHIVIGYPLTLAGEEGAATRAVDEFIKKLSTLSLPITKQDERFSTTASDDAAERNHAQAAALILGTYLEAHPV
- the map gene encoding type I methionyl aminopeptidase translates to MKPKTAKEIELLAEGGHILACIMKDLVARCVAGANASDLDALAEEEIRKAGGSPSFKGFGKPGEEFPNVLCVSPNDMLVHGIPHKDLAFREGDLIGLDLGLEYKGLYTDHAVTVPIGDISEEDERLLAVTRECLERGIAQAVAGNHLGDIGHAVQEYAEKLGYGVIRKLTGHAVGYSVHEEPRIPNFGKAGSGEKIMAGAVLAIEPMIAIGGADVKTADDGWGVVTADGARAAHFEHTVVAATNGPRILTQ
- a CDS encoding nucleoside monophosphate kinase — translated: MQKNKPVIILLGPQGSGKGTQGKRLAQKLEIPYLETGKLLRDEIASKSARGNQFAETVNSGGHLADQDISAFMKAKMEQALSSSGGFVMDGFPRSQGQAEASDAVAAPSHVILIDIPDQESIRRLSARRECPKDGRVYNMLTNPPKSDELCDDCNTKLVQRADDTPAGIQKRLDWYHKDTKPMLDRYEAQGILHRIDGTPSIDEVEKSVGEIFA
- the rplO gene encoding 50S ribosomal protein L15; its protein translation is MAELSLHNLPRPAGQKKRKKRVGRGNASGKGTYSARGLKGQTARSGGTRGIKRRSAFQQFLIRTPKLRGFKRFSPEIAIVNLSQLSLRFKDGETVSQKSLVSRGVVRRTPGGVKVLGNGTLEKKLSVTVHYVSRSARAAIEKAGGSVTIARK